A single region of the Methanomassiliicoccales archaeon genome encodes:
- a CDS encoding tRNA (pseudouridine(54)-N(1))-methyltransferase TrmY — MRGFLVIGNKATTGPFSLKNIPGAGRMDIMCRCISQAIFLSHSIRESMEVYLLLLGDPNPPRVVKIKSDELKGMSPDERSVAGLIRKALKFKAGK; from the coding sequence ATGAGAGGTTTTCTTGTTATAGGCAATAAAGCCACTACCGGGCCATTTAGTTTGAAGAATATCCCAGGCGCTGGACGGATGGATATCATGTGTCGTTGCATTTCCCAGGCCATTTTCTTGTCCCATTCTATAAGAGAGTCCATGGAGGTCTATCTTTTATTGCTTGGCGATCCTAACCCCCCCAGGGTCGTGAAGATCAAGAGTGATGAACTTAAGGGAATGTCACCTGATGAGAGGAGTGTCGCAGGACTTATAAGGAAAGCTTTAAAGTTCAAAGCAGGAAAAAA